The DNA region GTGAACAGCTAACCGTGGCTGCCCGGAACAAGGCCCGCAAACGCGCCTTCCAGATCCTCTTCGAGGCCGACCAGCGCGGCGAGTCCGTGCAGACGGTCCTCGCGGACTGGGTACGGCTCTCGCGGACCGACGAGCGCCAGCCGCCGGTCGGCGAATTCACCATGGAACTCGTCGAGGGGTACGCGCAGTACGCGGACCGGATCGACGACCTCATCGTCACCTACGCCGTGGACTGGGAGATCGACCGCATGCCGGTCGTCGACCGGAGCATCCTGCGGCTCGGTGCGTACGAGCTGATCTGGGCGGACTCCACGCCCGACGCCGTGGTGATCGACGAGGCGGTCCAGCTCGCCAAGGAGTTCTCCACGGACGACTCCCCGTCCTTCGTGAACGGCCTGCTGGCCCGTTTCAAGGACCTCAAGCCGAATCTCCGCCGGGAGCAGTAGCCGACGGTGCGTTCAGCCGAACGAAGGGCCCACGGTCGCCATGACCGTGGGCCCTTCGGCGTGCCGGGGGAGGCGCCCCGGACGGCGGCGGAGGAGCGTCAGCCTCCGGCACGACGGAAAACGCCGGGTGGGCGGGGTCCTCAGGACCCCGCCCACCCGGCGGTACGTTTCTGCGGGGGCGGGTCAGCCCTCGTCGTGGGCCACCGCGCGACGCGCGTCCGCGTCCAGCACACCCCAGCTGATCAGTTGCTCCGTGAGCACCGAAGGCGACTGGTCGTAGATCACGGCCAGGGTGCGCAGGTCGTCCTGGCGGATCGACAGCACCTTGCCGTTGTAGTCGCCACGCTGGCTCTGGATCGTCGCCGCGTAACGCTGCAGCGGTCCGGCCTTCTCCGGCGGGACGTGGGCGAGCCGCTCCAGGTCCAGGACGAGCTTCGGCGGCGGCTCGGCGGCTCCGCCGGGCGTCGTGCCGGGCAGGAGTTCCTGCACGGGGACGCCGTAGAAGTCCGCCAGCTCGGCGAGGCGCTGCACGGTCACGGCGCGGTCGCCGCGCTCGTAGGAACCGACCACGACGGCCTTCCAGCGGCCCTGGGACTTCTCCTCCACGCCGTGGAGGGAAAGGCCCTGCTGGGTGCGGATGGCGCGGAGCTTGGCCCCGAGCTGTTTTGCGTATTCGCTGGACATGAGGCTCCCCGGACGCTGGAACATTTCTTGCGGCTCAACCGCGTGGCTGGTAACTCACTGTGAGGTTACGCAGCGTTACTTGGCTGCGTCAAGCCGAAAGGTCCGGACTGTGCCTCCCGGGGGCGCCGCCATGTGCCCGCACACGCCCTGGTACCGTGGATGACGCAAATCCGACGTCCTTTAACGTCCGTCCAGTGAGGCGGAGAAGGAGGTCCGTTTCTTATGGACGCACAGCACGACCGCACCGGCAACGCGGCACGCCCCGTACTCGAGGCTCCCGACGTCGCCCGTGTCCTGACCCGCATCGCCCACGAGATCGTCGAACGCGCCAAGGGCGCCGACGACGTGGTGCTGCTCGGCATCCCGACGCGCGGGGTCTACCTCGCACGCCGGCTCGCCGGGAAGCTGGAGGAGATCACCGGACGCAGTACGCCGGTCGGCTCACTCGACATCACCATGTACCGCGACGACCTGCGGATGCGCCCGGCGCGTGCTCTGGCCCGCACGGAGATCCCCGGCGAGGGGATCGAGGGCAGGCTGGTCGTCCTGGTCGACGACGTGCTCTTCTCCGGCCGCACGATCCGCGCCGCACTCGACGCGCTCGGCGACATCGGCCGGCCCCGTGCCGTGCAGCTCGCGGTCCTCGTCGACCGCGGCCACCGCGAACTCCCGATCCGCGCCGACTACGTCGGCAAGAACCTCCCCACGTCGCTGCGGGAGACGGTCAAGGTCCAGCTCGCCGAGGAGGACGGCCGCGACGCCGTGCTGCTCGGCGTCGAGCAGACCGTCCCGGCAGGCGAGCAGTAGCTTCCGTCCGTACGCCGCACCGGCCGTACGGCAGCTTCCGCACGCCCGTATGCCTGCTTCCTCCACCATCCACGGAGACCCCAGATGCTGCGCCCTCCCGGCGGAAACCCCCGGACCCCCCGTCACCTCATCTCGGCCGCAGACCTCACCCGCGACGACGCCGTCCTGATCCTCGACACCGCCGAGGAGATGGCCCGGGTCGCGGACCGGCCGATCAAGAAGCTTCCCACCCTGCGTGGACGTACCGTCGTCAACCTCTTCTTCGAGGACTCGACCCGGACCCGCATCTCGTTCGAGGCCGCCGCCAAGCGCCTCTCCGCCGACGTCATCAACTTCTCGGCGAAGGGTTCGTCCGTCTCCAAGGGCGAGTCGCTCAAGGACACGGCCCTGACCCTGGAGGCCATGGGCGCCGACGCCGTCGTCATCCGGCACGGGGCCTCCGGAGCCCCCTACCGCCTGGCGACCTCCGGGTGGATCGACAGCGCCGTCGTCAACGCCGGTGACGGCACGCACGAGCACCCGACCCAGGCGCTGCTGGACGCGTTCACGATGCGCCGCAGGCTCGTCGGGGCCGACGCCGGACTCGGCCGGGACCTCGAAGGCCGCCGCATCACGATCGTCGGCGACATCCTGCACAGCCGGGTGGCCCGCTCCAACGTCCACCTGCTGGCCACGCTCGGCGCGCAGGTCACCCTCGTGGCCCCGCCGACCCTCGTGCCCGTCGGCGTCGGGCAGTGGCCCTGCGAGGTCAGCTACCACCTCGACGACGTGCTGCCGAAGTCCGACGCCGTGATGATGCTGCGTGTGCAGCGCGAACGGATGAACGCCGCGTACTTCCCGACCGAGCGCGAGTACTCCCGCCGCTACGGCCTGGACGGCGAGCGCATGGCGAAGATGCCGGAGCACGCCATCGTGATGCACCCCGGGCCCATGGTCCGCGGGATGGAGATCACGGCCCAGGTCGCCGACTCCGACCGCTGCACCGCCGTCGAGCAGGTCGCGAACGGAGTCTCCACCCGCATGGCCGTCCTGTACCTGCTGCTGGGCGGATCAGAGACCGCCCTGCCGTCCGCCGCCGCCCGTACCGAGGAGAACAACGCATGAGCAAGACCCTGATCCGCGGCGCGAAGGTCCTCGGCGGAGAGCCGGCGGACGTCCTCATCGACGGGGAGACCATCGCCCGCGTCGCGCCGTCCATCGAGGCCGGCGACGCCACCGTCATCGAGGCGGACGGCCGGATCCTGCTGCCCGGCCTCGTCGACCTGCACACGCACCTGCGCGAGCCCGGCCGTGAGGACTCCGAGACCGTCCTCACCGGCACCAGGGCCGCGGCGATCGGCGGCTTCACGGCCGTGCACGCCATGGCCAACACCTTCCCCGTCGCCGACACCGCCGGCGTCGTCGAGCAGGTCTGGCGGCTCGGCAAGGAGTCCGGCTACTGCGACGTGCAGCCCGTCGGCGCCGTCACCGTCGGCCTGGAGGGCAAACAGCTCGCCGAGCTCGGCGCCATGCACGACTCCGCCGCCGGGGTGAAGGTCTTCTCCGACGACGGCAAGTGCGTCGACGACGCCGTGATCATGCGCCGCGCACTGGAGTACGTGAAGGCGTTCGACGGCGTCGTCGCGCAGCACGCCCAGGAGCCCCGGCTCACCGAGGGCGCCCAGATGAACGAGGGCGTCGTCTCGGCCGAGCTCGGCCTCGGCGGCTGGCCCGCCGTCGCGGAGGAGTCGATCATCGCCCGCGACGTGCTCCTCGCCGCCCACGTCGGCTCCCGGGTGCACATCTGCCACCTGTCGACCGCCGGGTCCGTGGAGATCGTCCGCTGGGCCAAGTCCAAGGGCTGGAACGTCACCGCCGAGGTCACCCCGCACCACCTGCTGCTCACCGACGAGCTCGTACGGTCCTACAACCCCGTCTACAAGGTGAACCCGCCGCTGCGCACCGAGGCCGACGTCATGGCCCTGCGCGAGGCGCTCGCCGACGGCACGATCGACTGCGTCGCCACCGACCACGCCCCGCACCCGCACGAGGACAAGGACTGCGAGTGGGCCGCCGCCGCCATGGGCATGGTGGGCCTGGAAACCGCGCTCTCCGTGGTCCAGCAGACGATGGTGGACACCGGCCTCCTCGACTGGGCCGGGGTCGCCGACCGGATGTCGCTGCGTCCCGCGGCCATCGGCAGGCTCGAGGGACACGGCCGGCCCGTCTCGGCGGGTGAGCCTGCCAACCTCACCCTGGTCGATCCGGCATACCGTGGAAGCGTGGACCCCGCGGGCTTCGCCTCCCGCAGCCGCAACACTCCCTACGAGGGTCGCGAGCTGCCGGGCCGAGTGACGCACACCTTCCTGCGGGGCCGTGCCACGGTCGTCGACGGGAAGCTCGCGTGACAACACTCACCCCCCTGTACCAACTGGCCGCCGAACAGAAGTCGGCCGATGTGACGGACTGGTCCGCCCGCATCAGCTGGGTCGTCGCCCTGCTCGTCCTCATCGCCTTCGTCTACTGGCTGATGCGCCAGGGATGGAAGTGGCGGGGGAGCCTCCAGTCCGACGTACCCGAGCTCGCGACCACCCCGCCCGGATTCGCGGACGGCCCGGTGCTGCTGACCCTGTCGGGCCGCTACCACGCCTCGACGACCGCGGGGCAGTGGCTCGACCGCATCGTCGCCCACGGCCTCGGCACCCGCAGCCGGGTCGAGCTGACCCTCACCGCGCAGGGCCTGGACGTCGTACGCCCCGGAGCCGCCGGCTTCTTCGTACCGGC from Streptomyces sp. B1I3 includes:
- the bldD gene encoding transcriptional regulator BldD; this encodes MSSEYAKQLGAKLRAIRTQQGLSLHGVEEKSQGRWKAVVVGSYERGDRAVTVQRLAELADFYGVPVQELLPGTTPGGAAEPPPKLVLDLERLAHVPPEKAGPLQRYAATIQSQRGDYNGKVLSIRQDDLRTLAVIYDQSPSVLTEQLISWGVLDADARRAVAHDEG
- a CDS encoding aspartate carbamoyltransferase catalytic subunit produces the protein MLRPPGGNPRTPRHLISAADLTRDDAVLILDTAEEMARVADRPIKKLPTLRGRTVVNLFFEDSTRTRISFEAAAKRLSADVINFSAKGSSVSKGESLKDTALTLEAMGADAVVIRHGASGAPYRLATSGWIDSAVVNAGDGTHEHPTQALLDAFTMRRRLVGADAGLGRDLEGRRITIVGDILHSRVARSNVHLLATLGAQVTLVAPPTLVPVGVGQWPCEVSYHLDDVLPKSDAVMMLRVQRERMNAAYFPTEREYSRRYGLDGERMAKMPEHAIVMHPGPMVRGMEITAQVADSDRCTAVEQVANGVSTRMAVLYLLLGGSETALPSAAARTEENNA
- the nusB gene encoding transcription antitermination factor NusB, producing the protein MAARNKARKRAFQILFEADQRGESVQTVLADWVRLSRTDERQPPVGEFTMELVEGYAQYADRIDDLIVTYAVDWEIDRMPVVDRSILRLGAYELIWADSTPDAVVIDEAVQLAKEFSTDDSPSFVNGLLARFKDLKPNLRREQ
- a CDS encoding dihydroorotase, producing MSKTLIRGAKVLGGEPADVLIDGETIARVAPSIEAGDATVIEADGRILLPGLVDLHTHLREPGREDSETVLTGTRAAAIGGFTAVHAMANTFPVADTAGVVEQVWRLGKESGYCDVQPVGAVTVGLEGKQLAELGAMHDSAAGVKVFSDDGKCVDDAVIMRRALEYVKAFDGVVAQHAQEPRLTEGAQMNEGVVSAELGLGGWPAVAEESIIARDVLLAAHVGSRVHICHLSTAGSVEIVRWAKSKGWNVTAEVTPHHLLLTDELVRSYNPVYKVNPPLRTEADVMALREALADGTIDCVATDHAPHPHEDKDCEWAAAAMGMVGLETALSVVQQTMVDTGLLDWAGVADRMSLRPAAIGRLEGHGRPVSAGEPANLTLVDPAYRGSVDPAGFASRSRNTPYEGRELPGRVTHTFLRGRATVVDGKLA
- the pyrR gene encoding bifunctional pyr operon transcriptional regulator/uracil phosphoribosyltransferase PyrR; the protein is MDAQHDRTGNAARPVLEAPDVARVLTRIAHEIVERAKGADDVVLLGIPTRGVYLARRLAGKLEEITGRSTPVGSLDITMYRDDLRMRPARALARTEIPGEGIEGRLVVLVDDVLFSGRTIRAALDALGDIGRPRAVQLAVLVDRGHRELPIRADYVGKNLPTSLRETVKVQLAEEDGRDAVLLGVEQTVPAGEQ